One stretch of Flavobacterium sp. 9 DNA includes these proteins:
- a CDS encoding NAD(P)H-binding protein, with translation MKITILGSLGNIGKPLTQKLIASGNQVTVVSSNSDRVEAIEALGAKAAIGSVSDADFLKNTFAETDAVFALTPPNMGGSNVIANTIDAGKAIATAIEAAGVKRVVMLSSIGADLPEGTGPIKGLYNIEKIYETLENVSVTFLRAGFFYTNLYANVPMIKGAGIIGSNYAAETVIPFVHPENIATAAAEELTKTTSGKNIRYIISDVRTSNDVAKILGLAIDKPELPWIEFTDEQSLGGMKEAGVPEEIAELYTEMGSGLNSGKIQEDFLANKFSVDGKTKLEDFAKEFAANF, from the coding sequence ATGAAAATTACAATTTTAGGTTCATTAGGAAATATAGGAAAACCTTTGACACAAAAACTTATTGCGTCAGGAAATCAGGTAACAGTTGTGAGCAGTAACTCAGACAGAGTAGAAGCTATCGAGGCTTTGGGAGCAAAAGCAGCAATAGGATCTGTTAGTGATGCTGACTTTTTGAAAAATACATTTGCAGAAACTGACGCTGTTTTTGCATTGACACCGCCAAATATGGGAGGATCAAATGTAATTGCGAATACTATAGATGCCGGAAAAGCGATCGCAACAGCAATTGAAGCGGCGGGAGTAAAACGTGTGGTTATGTTAAGTAGTATTGGTGCCGATTTACCTGAAGGAACTGGTCCGATTAAGGGACTTTATAACATCGAGAAAATATACGAAACATTAGAAAATGTATCGGTTACTTTTCTTCGCGCCGGATTTTTCTATACCAATTTATATGCTAATGTTCCGATGATAAAAGGAGCGGGGATTATTGGTTCAAATTATGCAGCAGAAACAGTGATTCCGTTTGTACATCCTGAAAATATTGCAACTGCAGCGGCCGAGGAGTTGACAAAAACGACGTCAGGAAAAAACATTCGTTATATTATTAGTGATGTTCGCACGTCAAATGATGTTGCAAAGATTTTAGGTTTGGCAATTGATAAACCGGAATTACCATGGATAGAATTTACAGATGAACAATCTCTTGGCGGAATGAAAGAAGCTGGAGTACCGGAAGAAATAGCCGAATTATACACAGAAATGGGATCGGGTTTAAATAGTGGTAAAATTCAGGAAGATTTTTTAGCCAATAAATTTTCTGTTGATGGAAAGACGAAATTAGAAGATTTTGCAAAAGAATTTGCTGCAAATTTCTAA
- a CDS encoding DUF1634 domain-containing protein — MEKSKVMQNEKFGEKNFQYIIGNLLRYGVWTSLSVAFIGGIVYLFGHSTDIENYSVFHENDRNIFEVISAVYNGAIQGNGESLIFVGIILLFLTPVLRVLLSLFSFLLEKDYLYVGITLIVIVIILISVSFGFSH; from the coding sequence ATGGAAAAATCTAAGGTTATGCAAAACGAAAAATTTGGAGAAAAAAACTTTCAATATATAATTGGTAATTTGTTGCGTTATGGCGTTTGGACTTCATTGTCCGTAGCTTTTATTGGCGGAATCGTCTATTTATTCGGACATAGTACAGATATCGAAAACTACTCGGTATTTCATGAAAATGACCGCAATATATTCGAAGTAATTTCGGCTGTTTATAATGGTGCGATTCAGGGAAATGGAGAATCTTTAATTTTTGTTGGAATTATTCTTCTCTTTCTAACGCCCGTTTTACGTGTGTTACTTTCTTTATTTTCTTTCCTTTTAGAAAAAGATTATCTTTATGTTGGCATTACACTAATTGTGATTGTGATCATTTTAATTAGTGTTTCTTTTGGTTTTTCACATTGA
- a CDS encoding sulfite exporter TauE/SafE family protein, translated as MTVLTFTLIMILGAFLAGFIGSLSGLGGGIIIIPLLTVVLGVDIHYAIGAALVSVIATSSGSASAYVKEGITNMRLGIFLEIATTIGAVCGALLSTIAPTSFIAILFGLTLIFSAINSLRKKEEHIVLESSPLAKKLRLNGTYPTHDGEVVSYGTKNVVGGFGMMGIAGMMSGLLGIGSGAFKVIAMDNIMRIPFKVSTTTSNFMMGVTAMASSVIYIQKGYIEPGICMPVVIGVLFGAMAGAKVLVRTNPKKLRIFFACLIFVLAVNMIYNGINGKI; from the coding sequence ATGACAGTACTTACATTTACCCTGATTATGATTCTTGGTGCTTTTTTAGCAGGTTTTATTGGCTCATTATCAGGTTTAGGTGGCGGAATCATAATTATTCCACTTCTAACGGTCGTTCTTGGTGTTGATATACATTATGCAATTGGTGCCGCTTTGGTTTCGGTAATTGCAACTTCTTCAGGTTCAGCTTCTGCATATGTCAAGGAAGGAATCACAAATATGCGACTGGGAATTTTTCTCGAAATTGCCACAACAATCGGTGCCGTTTGTGGAGCTTTGCTTTCTACAATTGCGCCAACTTCATTTATTGCCATATTATTTGGTCTTACTTTAATTTTCTCTGCTATAAATTCTCTTCGAAAAAAAGAAGAACATATTGTTTTAGAATCGAGTCCTTTGGCAAAAAAACTACGCTTAAACGGAACTTATCCCACGCATGATGGTGAAGTCGTAAGTTACGGAACTAAAAACGTCGTTGGAGGTTTTGGTATGATGGGAATTGCCGGAATGATGTCAGGATTATTAGGAATTGGTTCCGGTGCTTTTAAGGTTATTGCGATGGATAATATTATGAGAATTCCGTTTAAGGTTTCTACTACAACCAGTAATTTTATGATGGGCGTTACTGCAATGGCGAGTTCTGTAATCTACATTCAAAAAGGATATATCGAACCCGGAATCTGTATGCCTGTTGTTATTGGTGTTTTGTTTGGGGCTATGGCTGGAGCCAAAGTATTAGTCCGAACAAACCCTAAAAAACTAAGAATATTTTTTGCCTGCCTGATTTTTGTACTTGCAGTGAATATGATTTATAACGGAATTAATGGAAAAATCTAA
- a CDS encoding PLP-dependent aminotransferase family protein — protein MLPYKTLILIDRESSVTLYIQVCNTFISLITNGTLKPSDALPSSRVLSELIGINRNTVKLAYEELISQGWAESIDRKGVFVLSKLPIISKVKLPETNKNQFQEGFIWTNTFEKEVESYGKNIHKDPIVIDDGFPDVRLAPIDQLMREYRSLSRKFYGKNFLKYGSTLGSENLRIAICNYLSNTRGLVVSPENIIITKGSQMGIYLASQLILNPNDTIVVGVSSFATADDTFKYCGANLERVPIDDNGMDVDYLQEILKHKKIKAVYIIPHHHCPTGVTMSMERRLKLLNLAKEYRFAIIEDDYDFDFHYDNKPYLPLASIDHNQNVIYIGSISKTFAPALRIGFMVGSPAFIEAAGSLRKMIDRQGDTLLEEAFAIMYENGEMERHFRKSLKIYKQRRNHFCQILSSDFKNEIDFRIPEGGLAVWANFNENINLIKMSNEVGKKGLSINNGNFYKNDKFSPNAIRMGFASLAENEMEKALAILKSVLQ, from the coding sequence ATGTTGCCGTATAAAACTCTAATTCTAATTGATCGCGAATCGTCAGTAACACTTTATATACAAGTGTGCAATACTTTTATTTCGTTGATTACCAATGGTACTTTGAAGCCTTCAGATGCGTTACCAAGTTCACGTGTTTTATCGGAACTCATTGGTATTAACAGAAATACGGTTAAATTGGCTTACGAAGAATTAATAAGTCAGGGTTGGGCAGAATCTATAGATCGGAAAGGTGTTTTTGTACTTTCGAAATTGCCTATAATTTCTAAAGTAAAATTACCGGAAACCAATAAAAATCAGTTTCAGGAAGGTTTTATCTGGACGAATACTTTTGAGAAAGAAGTAGAATCATATGGAAAAAATATTCACAAAGATCCAATTGTTATTGATGATGGTTTTCCCGATGTTCGCTTGGCGCCAATAGACCAATTGATGCGCGAATACAGAAGTTTATCCAGAAAATTCTATGGCAAAAACTTCCTGAAATATGGCAGCACATTAGGATCTGAAAATCTTAGAATTGCGATTTGTAATTATCTTTCGAATACAAGAGGATTAGTGGTTTCTCCCGAAAATATTATCATTACAAAAGGCAGCCAAATGGGAATTTATCTGGCGTCTCAGTTAATTTTGAATCCAAATGATACAATCGTTGTTGGTGTTTCGAGTTTTGCAACTGCCGATGATACTTTTAAATATTGTGGCGCAAATTTAGAACGAGTTCCTATCGACGATAACGGAATGGATGTTGATTATTTGCAGGAAATTCTGAAGCATAAAAAAATAAAAGCCGTTTATATAATTCCGCATCATCATTGTCCAACTGGCGTAACGATGAGTATGGAACGTCGTTTAAAACTGCTGAATCTTGCCAAAGAATATCGTTTTGCGATTATAGAAGATGATTACGATTTTGATTTTCACTATGATAATAAGCCTTATTTGCCATTGGCGAGTATTGATCACAATCAGAATGTGATTTATATTGGCTCAATTTCAAAAACTTTTGCGCCCGCATTGCGAATTGGTTTTATGGTTGGATCTCCGGCTTTTATTGAAGCAGCGGGATCTTTACGAAAAATGATTGACAGACAAGGCGATACACTTCTGGAAGAAGCTTTTGCAATTATGTATGAAAATGGAGAAATGGAAAGGCATTTTAGAAAATCATTAAAAATCTACAAACAACGCCGAAATCATTTTTGCCAAATTCTGAGTTCTGATTTTAAAAACGAGATAGACTTTAGAATTCCCGAAGGCGGATTGGCGGTTTGGGCGAATTTTAATGAGAATATTAACTTGATAAAAATGTCTAATGAAGTTGGTAAAAAAGGACTTTCGATTAACAACGGAAATTTTTATAAAAACGATAAATTCTCTCCAAATGCAATACGAATGGGTTTTGCTTCTTTGGCAGAGAATGAAATGGAAAAAGCGTTGGCAATCCTCAAAAGCGTACTTCAATAA
- a CDS encoding FMN-dependent NADH-azoreductase: MKKVLVLNSSARKQNSKSRKLTEVFTDHWKSIQNNALINYRDLGESHVPHINENWIAAAFKPENLRSLQEIEALKTSDEYIAELREADVIVIGAPMYNWSIPSSLKAYIDQVLRVNETWKLNPENMQNPYIGLLQNKTVFLLLSRGAQGYEKGEYNEHMNFQSNYLKTVFNIIGITNIHTVAVNGESFDPEKYQESINNSHQAIRDFIEKELN, encoded by the coding sequence ATGAAGAAAGTATTAGTTTTAAATTCAAGTGCCAGAAAGCAAAATTCTAAAAGCAGAAAACTTACCGAAGTATTTACAGATCACTGGAAAAGCATTCAAAATAATGCCCTTATTAATTATCGTGATTTAGGCGAAAGTCATGTTCCTCATATCAACGAAAATTGGATTGCAGCGGCTTTCAAACCCGAAAACCTAAGATCTTTGCAAGAAATTGAAGCTTTAAAAACGAGCGACGAATATATTGCTGAATTGCGCGAAGCCGATGTGATTGTAATTGGTGCGCCAATGTACAATTGGTCTATTCCAAGTAGCCTTAAAGCTTATATCGATCAGGTTTTAAGAGTCAACGAAACCTGGAAACTAAATCCGGAGAATATGCAGAATCCTTATATTGGTTTACTTCAAAATAAAACTGTATTTCTGTTACTTTCAAGAGGCGCTCAGGGTTATGAAAAAGGAGAATATAACGAGCATATGAATTTTCAAAGCAATTATCTAAAAACCGTTTTTAATATTATTGGTATTACCAACATTCACACAGTTGCTGTAAACGGAGAAAGTTTTGATCCCGAAAAATATCAGGAATCTATAAATAATTCACATCAAGCGATAAGAGATTTTATCGAAAAAGAATTGAATTAG
- a CDS encoding TonB-dependent receptor codes for MTLKKVLLSLMFLTSLQMMSQELGKITGKISLSGNVPAENITVVLKGTRYVATTNEDGQYEIKNVKPATYIIIIRSVGIHKVEDQIVVTAKQTTTKNFTLSESQEDLDEVVITKNKYKQDKPSLSLRLQTPVLEIPQNIQIVSAQTLKDQQITSMSDGVIRNVSGAVRLEHWGDLYTNITMRGSQIQAFRNGFNVVSSFWGPLTEDMSFVDHIEFVKGPAGFMLSSGDPSGLYNVVTKKPTGITKGEVSVLGGSYDFYRVSIDLDGKLDKKGKLLYRFNGAAQNKGSHRAFEHNNRYVIAPVISYQIDDKTKLTAEYNFQYANMTEVGSYYVFGPKSEGYATLPVGFTMMQPGLPDTNIQDHSGYLMFEHKFDDNWKLTAQTTYFKYLQQGYSSWPSAVGSDDDALGKGNIIRNVGIWDAESNMYLGQIFVNGKFNTGSITHKILGGLDLGSKDYMADWGQSHNLDTPANPFNVYNPNYGTPSNGFPNFDHTTPLSVRAGGKMSSEYAAAYIQEEVGFFRNRLRVTVAGRYTWISQTSWGETQADSHITPRIGISASITEDLAVYGLYDQAFLPQSGIIKNGDKVKPLTGNNIEFGVKKDWFDGSWNTSLSVYRIIKENELTADPMNGPKDIYKIVLGEKRAEGVEFDVRGKLLDGLNLIANYAFTESIVTSSNILKVGSVVPGYSKHTANAWLNYTLQSGKLKGLGASIGGTYLAGRQTDTWSEGGERLPNYFKLDGGLSYETGKIKVTANVFNILDKYLYSGSYYEWLSAYYWQTEAPRNFRVGVTYKF; via the coding sequence ATGACCCTAAAAAAAGTTTTACTTAGTCTTATGTTTCTAACTTCATTGCAAATGATGAGTCAGGAACTTGGAAAAATAACAGGAAAGATTTCGCTAAGCGGAAATGTTCCTGCAGAGAATATTACTGTTGTTCTGAAAGGAACAAGATATGTTGCCACCACCAATGAAGACGGGCAATATGAGATTAAAAACGTAAAACCTGCAACTTACATAATTATTATAAGATCTGTTGGAATTCATAAGGTTGAAGACCAAATTGTGGTTACTGCAAAACAAACAACGACTAAAAACTTTACACTTTCTGAAAGTCAGGAAGATCTTGATGAAGTTGTGATTACAAAAAATAAATACAAACAAGACAAGCCTTCATTATCTTTAAGATTGCAGACTCCTGTTCTTGAAATTCCTCAAAATATTCAGATTGTAAGTGCTCAGACTTTAAAAGATCAGCAAATTACAAGTATGAGCGATGGAGTTATCAGAAACGTGAGTGGAGCCGTGCGTCTGGAACACTGGGGAGATTTGTATACTAATATTACGATGCGTGGTTCTCAAATTCAGGCTTTCCGTAATGGTTTTAATGTGGTTTCTTCTTTCTGGGGACCTCTTACGGAAGATATGAGTTTTGTAGATCATATTGAATTTGTAAAAGGACCTGCTGGATTTATGCTTTCGAGCGGTGATCCAAGTGGACTTTATAATGTGGTTACTAAAAAACCAACGGGAATTACTAAAGGTGAAGTTTCAGTATTAGGCGGAAGCTATGATTTTTACAGAGTTAGTATTGATCTTGATGGAAAATTAGATAAAAAAGGAAAATTATTATATAGATTCAACGGAGCGGCTCAAAATAAAGGTTCGCATCGTGCTTTCGAACACAACAATCGTTATGTAATTGCTCCGGTAATTTCATACCAAATTGATGATAAAACGAAACTTACGGCGGAATATAATTTTCAATATGCAAACATGACCGAGGTTGGTTCTTACTACGTATTCGGGCCTAAATCTGAAGGTTATGCGACTTTGCCAGTTGGATTTACAATGATGCAGCCAGGATTGCCTGATACTAATATTCAGGATCATAGCGGATATCTTATGTTCGAACATAAGTTTGATGATAACTGGAAATTGACAGCGCAAACGACTTATTTTAAATATCTTCAGCAAGGATATAGTTCTTGGCCAAGCGCTGTTGGTTCAGACGATGATGCTCTTGGAAAGGGGAATATCATTAGAAATGTTGGAATCTGGGATGCAGAAAGTAATATGTATTTAGGTCAGATATTTGTAAACGGAAAGTTCAATACAGGATCAATTACACACAAAATATTAGGAGGTTTAGATTTAGGAAGTAAAGATTATATGGCTGATTGGGGACAATCTCATAATCTTGATACACCTGCTAATCCGTTTAATGTTTATAATCCAAATTATGGAACTCCTTCAAATGGTTTTCCGAATTTCGATCATACAACACCGCTTTCAGTAAGAGCTGGTGGAAAAATGAGCTCAGAGTATGCAGCGGCATATATTCAGGAAGAAGTTGGTTTTTTTAGAAACAGACTTAGAGTTACTGTAGCAGGAAGATATACCTGGATTAGTCAGACAAGCTGGGGAGAAACTCAGGCAGATAGTCATATCACGCCGCGTATTGGTATTAGTGCTTCTATAACGGAGGATCTTGCGGTTTACGGATTATATGATCAGGCGTTTTTACCGCAATCGGGTATTATTAAAAATGGAGATAAAGTAAAACCGTTAACCGGAAATAATATAGAATTTGGTGTTAAAAAAGATTGGTTTGACGGATCTTGGAATACCTCATTATCGGTTTATCGCATCATAAAAGAAAATGAACTTACAGCTGATCCTATGAATGGACCAAAAGATATTTACAAAATTGTTTTGGGAGAAAAAAGAGCAGAAGGTGTTGAATTTGATGTAAGAGGAAAATTATTAGACGGACTTAATCTTATAGCAAATTATGCTTTTACAGAATCAATAGTAACGAGTTCAAATATTTTGAAAGTAGGTTCTGTTGTTCCGGGATATTCTAAACATACTGCAAATGCATGGTTAAATTATACGCTTCAAAGCGGAAAACTTAAAGGTTTAGGAGCGTCTATTGGCGGTACTTATCTTGCAGGCCGTCAAACGGATACGTGGAGTGAAGGTGGAGAAAGATTACCAAACTATTTCAAACTTGACGGAGGTTTATCTTATGAAACCGGAAAGATAAAAGTTACGGCTAACGTATTCAATATTTTAGATAAATATCTTTATAGTGGATCTTATTATGAATGGCTTTCGGCTTATTATTGGCAAACAGAAGCACCAAGAAATTTTAGAGTTGGTGTAACTTATAAATTCTAA
- a CDS encoding LLM class flavin-dependent oxidoreductase has product MEIGIDSFASAMYGDNNTLSSVDAMEQLLQRIELADQAGLDVFGIGEHHKKEFLDSATVVILSAAAAKTSRIRLSSAVSVLSAADPVRVYQSFATLDLISKGRAEIVVGRGSSIEAYPLFGFNLNDYDALFKEKLDLFLQIRDNEFVTWSGKFRPALNNLPIYPRAIQEKLPVWLGVGGTPESFVRAGSLGLPLMVAIIGGQTHRFRPLIDLYHEAGKAAGFKPEELKVGLHSPGFVGTTTEKAIEEYYPGYAELWTKLGLERGWPPVTKAKFDGLIDDQGVLIVGSPERVAEKILKHSEALGGISRFTFQMDNAGLTHTQLMNAIELIGSKVIPLIRKG; this is encoded by the coding sequence ATGGAAATAGGAATAGACAGCTTTGCTTCGGCAATGTACGGAGACAATAATACGTTGAGCAGTGTTGATGCAATGGAGCAATTACTGCAAAGAATTGAACTTGCAGATCAAGCCGGACTTGACGTTTTTGGAATTGGAGAACATCATAAAAAAGAGTTTCTAGATTCGGCTACAGTTGTTATACTAAGCGCCGCTGCTGCAAAAACAAGCCGCATTCGATTATCAAGCGCCGTTTCGGTTTTAAGTGCTGCAGATCCTGTCAGAGTTTATCAAAGCTTTGCAACTTTGGATTTGATTTCGAAAGGAAGAGCAGAAATCGTCGTAGGCCGCGGATCTTCTATTGAAGCTTATCCCCTTTTTGGATTTAATCTAAATGATTATGATGCGCTTTTTAAAGAAAAGCTAGACCTTTTTCTACAAATCAGAGACAATGAATTTGTGACGTGGTCAGGGAAATTTCGTCCCGCATTGAATAATCTTCCTATTTATCCGAGAGCAATACAAGAAAAATTACCGGTTTGGCTTGGCGTTGGCGGAACTCCGGAATCTTTTGTGAGAGCCGGAAGTCTTGGTTTACCTTTAATGGTCGCCATTATTGGAGGACAAACACATCGTTTTCGCCCTTTAATCGACTTATATCATGAAGCCGGAAAAGCTGCAGGTTTCAAACCCGAAGAGCTTAAAGTAGGATTACATTCTCCTGGATTTGTTGGAACTACAACCGAAAAAGCAATCGAAGAATATTATCCGGGTTATGCTGAACTTTGGACAAAATTAGGACTCGAACGCGGTTGGCCACCAGTTACAAAAGCCAAATTTGACGGACTTATTGACGATCAAGGCGTTTTAATCGTAGGAAGTCCGGAACGTGTTGCCGAGAAAATCTTAAAACACAGCGAAGCACTTGGAGGAATCTCAAGATTTACATTCCAAATGGATAATGCAGGACTTACACACACTCAATTAATGAATGCTATCGAACTTATAGGATCAAAAGTGATTCCGTTGATACGTAAAGGATAA
- a CDS encoding GNAT family N-acetyltransferase yields the protein MESIYQIKKIETTSEIEQCWDVAYVLRPHLNKNNWNATITEMMQNEKYSIAGIMDEDKVVAFAGYRVMTSLHSGNIIYIDDLCTLENYRGKGFATQLLNHVKEIAISLGKEAVVLDTGFTNNTAQKVYLKNGFELTAVHLSNRLK from the coding sequence ATGGAGTCTATTTATCAGATTAAAAAAATCGAAACAACATCAGAAATCGAGCAATGTTGGGATGTCGCTTATGTATTAAGACCACATTTGAATAAAAATAACTGGAATGCTACGATTACAGAAATGATGCAAAACGAAAAGTACAGCATTGCCGGAATCATGGACGAAGATAAGGTTGTTGCTTTTGCAGGATATCGCGTTATGACTTCTCTGCACAGTGGAAACATCATTTACATTGATGATTTATGCACGTTAGAAAATTACAGAGGAAAAGGTTTTGCGACTCAATTATTAAATCATGTAAAAGAAATCGCTATTTCGCTTGGCAAAGAAGCTGTAGTTCTGGATACTGGTTTTACGAATAATACAGCCCAAAAAGTATATTTAAAAAACGGATTTGAATTGACTGCGGTTCATTTGTCAAACAGATTAAAATAA
- a CDS encoding helix-turn-helix domain-containing protein gives MTAIKESSTIQENKQYALEKCPVTYVMEKIGGYWKPIIIYHLSGGSKRYSELKRAIPAVTEKMLIQHLKQLEADNLVIREAKPVVPPYVTYRLSASGNGLMPVIEAMAMWAFKDKEDGFNESSSGL, from the coding sequence ATGACAGCGATTAAAGAATCTTCGACTATTCAGGAAAATAAGCAATATGCCTTAGAAAAATGCCCTGTAACGTATGTTATGGAAAAAATTGGCGGCTATTGGAAACCCATTATTATCTATCATCTTTCTGGCGGAAGTAAACGCTATAGCGAATTAAAAAGAGCCATTCCGGCAGTAACAGAGAAAATGTTGATTCAGCATTTAAAGCAACTCGAAGCCGATAATCTTGTTATCAGAGAAGCCAAGCCTGTTGTTCCTCCTTATGTAACTTATCGTTTGAGTGCCTCAGGAAATGGCTTAATGCCGGTTATAGAAGCAATGGCAATGTGGGCTTTTAAGGATAAGGAAGATGGGTTTAATGAGTCTTCATCTGGACTGTAG
- a CDS encoding DoxX family protein, translating to MKNITIPQAGLILRIVLGITMLSAVADRFGLWGAPGDPGVAWGNWDNFIAYTQTLNSFASKSVAGILGALTTFFEILFGLFLIIGFKTRIVALGTSGLMLLFALSMAISVSIKAPFDYSVFTSSAAALLLSAIGKTSFSVDNK from the coding sequence ATGAAAAATATAACAATACCACAAGCAGGTTTAATTCTAAGAATTGTTTTAGGAATCACAATGTTATCAGCAGTTGCAGATCGTTTTGGACTTTGGGGCGCGCCCGGAGATCCTGGCGTTGCATGGGGAAACTGGGATAATTTTATTGCCTATACGCAAACTCTAAACTCTTTTGCCAGTAAATCTGTAGCCGGAATATTAGGTGCTTTGACTACTTTTTTTGAAATTCTGTTTGGTTTATTCTTAATCATCGGCTTCAAAACCCGAATCGTTGCTTTAGGAACTTCCGGATTAATGTTGCTTTTTGCTCTTAGTATGGCGATTTCTGTTTCTATAAAAGCACCTTTTGATTATTCGGTTTTTACAAGTTCTGCTGCAGCATTATTACTTTCTGCGATTGGCAAAACTTCTTTTTCTGTAGACAATAAATAA